A window of the Janthinobacterium agaricidamnosum NBRC 102515 = DSM 9628 genome harbors these coding sequences:
- a CDS encoding alpha/beta fold hydrolase has translation MSTPSCNTRAALRTVDADGVNIFYREAGPKDAPVILLLHGFPSSSFMYRELIPLLATRYRVIAPDLPGFGFTSVPAERNYVYTFDNLALTAEAFVQALGLKKYALYVFDYGAPVGLRLAASQPQRVTALVSQNGNAYLDGLGDAWAPIQAYWADPSAANRDVVRGILNLEGVKWQYTHGVANALDVAPETYYLDMALMERPGNREIQLDLFLDYASNLEQYPAFQQFFREHQPPTLVIWGKHDPFFIPPGAAAYQRDNPDALVRMLDTGHFALETHVGDIAAEIHALLEKAAR, from the coding sequence ATGTCTACCCCTAGCTGCAACACCCGCGCCGCGCTGCGCACCGTTGATGCCGATGGCGTCAATATCTTTTACCGCGAAGCGGGACCGAAAGACGCTCCCGTCATCCTGCTGTTGCACGGCTTCCCATCGTCGTCGTTCATGTACCGCGAACTGATACCGCTGCTGGCCACGCGCTACCGCGTGATCGCGCCGGACTTGCCGGGTTTCGGCTTCACCAGCGTGCCGGCCGAGCGAAATTATGTGTACACCTTCGATAACCTGGCGCTGACGGCCGAAGCCTTCGTGCAAGCGCTGGGCTTGAAAAAATATGCGCTGTACGTGTTCGACTATGGCGCGCCGGTCGGCCTGCGCCTGGCCGCCAGCCAACCGCAGCGGGTCACCGCGCTGGTGTCGCAAAACGGCAATGCCTACCTGGACGGCCTGGGCGATGCGTGGGCCCCGATCCAGGCCTACTGGGCCGATCCAAGCGCCGCCAACCGCGACGTGGTGCGCGGCATCCTGAACCTGGAAGGCGTCAAATGGCAATACACGCACGGCGTCGCCAATGCGCTCGATGTGGCGCCTGAAACGTATTACCTGGACATGGCCCTGATGGAGCGGCCGGGCAACCGCGAGATCCAGCTCGACCTGTTCCTGGACTATGCGTCGAACCTGGAACAGTATCCGGCCTTCCAGCAATTCTTCCGCGAGCATCAACCGCCGACGCTGGTCATCTGGGGTAAGCACGACCCCTTCTTCATCCCGCCGGGCGCCGCCGCCTACCAGCGCGACAATCCGGACGCGCTGGTGCGCATGCTCGACACCGGCCACTTTGCGCTGGAAACCCACGTCGGCGACATCGCCGCCGAGATCCACGCCTTGCTGGAAAAAGCAGCGCGCTAA
- a CDS encoding SDR family oxidoreductase, which translates to MKLADKTVLITGGTTGIGLETAKLLHAEGARVIVTGVNPERIAAASRELGPEVTVLYADLRKAADLDQVISTVRARFGQLDILYANAGVGTVAALEAVTEAQIDDQFAINFKGVFFTVQKAAPLMASGGSIVLATSFLNAVGAPGFSILSASKAAVRSLARTLGAELAPRGIRVNAVSPGPTATPFHEKLGLSDEQLSAAAAGIEAQIPLGRFGGAAEIAKAVLFLASDDASFVTGTEIVVDGGISQF; encoded by the coding sequence ATGAAACTCGCAGACAAAACCGTCCTGATCACCGGCGGCACCACCGGCATCGGCCTGGAAACCGCCAAACTGCTGCACGCCGAAGGCGCGCGCGTGATCGTCACCGGCGTCAATCCGGAACGCATCGCCGCCGCCTCGCGCGAACTGGGACCGGAAGTCACCGTGCTGTACGCCGACCTGCGCAAGGCGGCCGACCTGGACCAGGTAATCAGCACCGTGCGCGCCCGTTTCGGCCAACTCGACATCCTGTACGCCAACGCCGGCGTCGGCACGGTCGCGGCGCTGGAAGCGGTGACCGAAGCGCAGATCGACGATCAATTCGCGATCAATTTCAAGGGCGTTTTCTTCACCGTGCAAAAAGCCGCGCCATTGATGGCCAGCGGCGGCAGCATCGTGCTGGCCACCTCGTTCCTGAACGCGGTCGGCGCGCCGGGCTTTTCCATCCTGTCGGCCTCCAAGGCGGCGGTGCGTTCGCTGGCCCGCACGCTGGGCGCGGAACTGGCGCCGCGCGGCATCCGCGTCAATGCGGTCAGCCCCGGCCCGACCGCCACGCCGTTCCATGAAAAACTGGGCTTGAGCGATGAACAACTGAGCGCGGCGGCGGCCGGCATCGAAGCACAAATTCCGCTGGGCCGCTTTGGCGGCGCCGCCGAAATCGCCAAGGCCGTGCTGTTCCTGGCCAGCGACGACGCGTCGTTCGTGACCGGCACCGAAATCGTCGTCGATGGCGGCATCAGCCAGTTTTAA
- the gcvA gene encoding transcriptional regulator GcvA — protein MRAPNNLNALRAFEAVARHLSYVRAADELNVTPAAVGQLVRGLEETLGVALFHRTQSGAARLELTEEGRSAIPDLQAGFDLLASAVGRLKASVSRTTVSVTVPPAFADKWLLGRLERFQRSHPHIDLVLDTNGRIVDFNTARVDLGIRFGAGRWPGLSATHLLDDDFFPVCSPALLGGEYPLTSAANLRHHALIHDVSMRGEASFPGWCSWLKKARIKGIDSERGLQVNDSAAVIQAAIAGGGVALGRSSLVVNDLASGRLVRPFGEAQPCGFAYYVVRKEGVVACAAVNAFTAWLLAEAQAGQG, from the coding sequence ATGCGAGCCCCTAATAATCTCAATGCCTTGCGCGCCTTCGAAGCGGTGGCGCGCCACCTCAGCTACGTGCGCGCCGCCGATGAATTGAACGTGACGCCGGCGGCGGTCGGCCAACTGGTGCGCGGCCTGGAAGAAACCCTCGGCGTGGCGCTGTTCCATCGCACCCAGAGCGGCGCGGCCAGGCTGGAATTGACCGAAGAGGGGCGCAGCGCGATCCCCGACCTGCAAGCCGGCTTCGACTTGCTGGCCAGCGCGGTCGGACGGCTCAAGGCCAGCGTGTCGCGCACCACTGTCAGCGTGACGGTGCCGCCGGCGTTCGCCGACAAATGGCTGCTGGGCCGCCTGGAGCGTTTCCAGAGAAGCCATCCGCACATCGACCTGGTGCTCGACACCAATGGCCGCATCGTCGATTTCAATACCGCGCGGGTCGACCTCGGCATCCGTTTCGGCGCCGGCCGCTGGCCTGGCCTGAGCGCGACCCATTTACTGGACGATGATTTTTTCCCGGTCTGCAGCCCGGCCCTGCTGGGCGGCGAATATCCGCTGACCAGCGCCGCCAACCTGCGCCATCATGCGCTGATCCACGACGTGTCGATGCGCGGCGAAGCGTCCTTTCCCGGCTGGTGCAGCTGGCTGAAAAAGGCCCGCATCAAGGGCATCGATTCGGAACGCGGCTTGCAGGTCAACGATTCGGCGGCGGTGATACAGGCCGCGATCGCCGGCGGCGGCGTCGCGCTGGGCCGCAGTTCGCTGGTGGTGAACGACCTGGCGTCGGGACGGCTGGTGCGTCCGTTCGGCGAGGCGCAACCTTGCGGCTTCGCGTATTACGTGGTGCGCAAGGAGGGCGTAGTGGCCTGCGCCGCCGTGAACGCGTTCACGGCGTGGCTGCTGGCCGAAGCGCAGGCCGGGCAGGGATAG
- a CDS encoding zinc-dependent alcohol dehydrogenase family protein produces the protein MTYDIFRTDGRGQVVRQQQQPAPLGPHDVLVAVRAIGLNFRDVYFVKGNRFRPAAEGMIPFSDAAGLVEAVGSAVTRFKAGDRVNSTVLPNWIDGPLTEEGLAVSLGSRSRDGVLAEKIQVHEKELVAIPDSLSDIQAATLPIAALTAWHAVAELNVLAPGDTVVVQTTGGVAVFAIQFAKALGARVIVVSRSDDKLQLARQAGAHDVINSTVTPEWDQQVLALTGGKGAQLVLDMGLTDSLRRSARAVAFEGTVAIIGVVQEETNPLDIYTVMTRNINVRGVETGSRSMFQRMSRFIALHQIVPVIDRVFDVAQVDDALTYLAGSPFGKVVLRFA, from the coding sequence ATGACTTACGATATTTTCCGCACCGATGGCCGCGGTCAGGTAGTGCGCCAGCAGCAACAGCCGGCTCCGCTCGGCCCGCATGACGTGCTGGTTGCCGTGCGCGCCATCGGCCTGAACTTCCGGGATGTCTATTTCGTCAAGGGCAACCGTTTCCGCCCGGCGGCCGAAGGCATGATTCCATTCAGCGATGCGGCCGGCCTGGTCGAGGCGGTCGGTTCCGCCGTGACCCGCTTCAAGGCCGGCGACCGGGTCAACTCGACCGTGCTGCCGAACTGGATCGACGGTCCGCTGACCGAGGAAGGGCTGGCCGTTTCGCTGGGCAGCCGCAGCCGCGACGGCGTGCTGGCCGAGAAAATCCAGGTGCATGAAAAAGAACTGGTGGCGATCCCGGACAGCTTGTCGGATATCCAGGCGGCGACCTTGCCGATCGCGGCGCTGACCGCGTGGCATGCGGTGGCCGAGCTGAATGTGCTGGCGCCGGGCGACACGGTGGTGGTGCAAACCACCGGCGGCGTGGCGGTGTTCGCGATCCAGTTCGCCAAGGCGCTGGGCGCGCGCGTGATCGTCGTGTCGCGCAGCGACGACAAGCTGCAGCTGGCGCGGCAAGCCGGCGCCCACGACGTGATCAACTCGACCGTCACGCCGGAATGGGACCAGCAAGTATTGGCGCTGACCGGCGGCAAGGGCGCGCAGCTGGTGCTGGACATGGGCTTGACCGACTCGCTGCGCCGCTCCGCCCGCGCAGTGGCGTTCGAAGGCACGGTGGCGATCATCGGCGTGGTGCAGGAAGAGACCAATCCGCTCGATATCTACACGGTGATGACCAGGAATATCAATGTGCGCGGCGTCGAAACCGGCTCGCGCAGCATGTTCCAGCGGATGAGCCGTTTTATCGCCTTGCACCAGATCGTGCCGGTGATCGACCGCGTGTTCGACGTGGCCCAGGTCGACGACGCGCTGACCTACCTGGCCGGCAGTCCGTTCGGCAAAGTGGTGCTGCGCTTCGCTTAA
- a CDS encoding LysR family transcriptional regulator, which yields MEMLNEMAVFAQVVDSGGFSAAARQLGVATSAVSRHVARLEAHLGGRLLLRTTRSLSLTELGQQVHAACVRMLSTAREVHALAGSYSARPNGVMRISAPIVFGQVWLAPRLPGFLDRYPDVDVRLTLTDRTIDLAEDGIDLAIRIARELAPGLAARPLCDMRYVLVASSAYLEQHGAPAAPRDLLQHRCCYLGYGAFDDQWRMRRGPDTEEVRLPARITINNSGAIMALVEADGGIGLVPDFAARAALDRGSVQLVLPEWEFCGPYTGAVHAVYTPGRHLALKLRAFIDYLTNS from the coding sequence ATGGAGATGCTCAACGAAATGGCGGTATTCGCCCAAGTGGTCGACAGCGGCGGCTTTTCAGCGGCGGCGCGCCAGCTCGGCGTGGCCACGTCGGCCGTCAGCCGCCACGTGGCGCGGCTCGAAGCGCACCTGGGCGGGCGTTTGCTGTTGCGCACCACCCGTTCGCTGTCGCTGACCGAGCTGGGCCAGCAAGTGCATGCGGCGTGCGTGCGCATGCTCAGCACCGCGCGCGAAGTGCACGCGCTGGCCGGCAGCTACAGTGCGCGGCCGAACGGCGTGATGCGCATCAGCGCGCCCATCGTGTTCGGCCAGGTATGGCTGGCGCCGCGCCTGCCCGGTTTCCTCGACCGCTATCCGGACGTCGACGTGCGCCTGACGCTGACCGACCGCACCATCGACCTGGCCGAAGACGGCATCGACCTGGCCATCCGGATCGCGCGCGAACTGGCGCCGGGACTGGCCGCGCGGCCCCTGTGCGACATGCGCTATGTGCTGGTGGCGTCGTCCGCCTATCTGGAACAGCATGGTGCGCCGGCCGCGCCGCGGGATTTATTACAGCATCGCTGCTGCTATCTCGGTTATGGCGCGTTCGACGATCAATGGCGCATGCGCCGCGGTCCGGACACGGAGGAAGTCAGGCTGCCGGCGCGCATCACGATCAACAATAGCGGCGCCATCATGGCGCTGGTCGAAGCCGATGGCGGCATCGGGCTGGTGCCCGATTTTGCGGCGCGCGCCGCGCTCGACAGGGGCAGCGTGCAGTTGGTGCTGCCGGAATGGGAATTTTGCGGCCCGTACACCGGCGCCGTGCATGCGGTGTACACGCCGGGCCGGCATCTGGCGTTGAAGCTGCGGGCGTTCATCGACTATTTGACGAACAGTTAG
- the ribBA gene encoding bifunctional 3,4-dihydroxy-2-butanone-4-phosphate synthase/GTP cyclohydrolase II, translating into MAISSTEEIVAELRAGRMVILVDEEDRENEGDLVLAADFVTPEAINFMARYARGLICLTLNEEICERLNLPMMTTSNGTAFGTNFTVSIEAAEGVTTGISAADRARTIQVAVAKDSVAADIVQPGHIFPVRAVNGGVLMRAGHTEAGCDLTAMAGLTPASVICEILKDDGEMARLPDLLEFAALHNMKIGTIADLIHYRNQNESLVDRIAERPLKTAHGQFRMIAFRDKPSGSAHLALVRGDLAPNLETLVRVHEPVSVLDLLETEATTHSWNISASLAAIQAAERGVMVLLNCGESANDLFAQFSALDTPGIKPKGRAASMDLRSYGIGAQILRALGVGKMKLLANPRKMPSMTGFDLEVVGFVPCPGTDCD; encoded by the coding sequence ATGGCAATATCCAGCACCGAAGAAATCGTCGCCGAATTGCGCGCTGGCCGCATGGTGATCCTGGTCGACGAAGAAGACCGCGAAAACGAGGGCGACCTGGTGCTCGCGGCCGATTTCGTGACGCCGGAAGCGATCAATTTCATGGCCCGCTACGCGCGCGGCCTGATTTGCCTGACCTTGAACGAGGAAATCTGCGAACGCCTGAATTTGCCGATGATGACGACCAGTAACGGCACCGCCTTCGGCACCAATTTCACGGTGTCGATCGAAGCGGCCGAAGGCGTGACCACCGGTATTTCCGCCGCCGACCGCGCGCGCACCATCCAGGTCGCGGTAGCGAAAGATTCGGTCGCCGCCGATATCGTGCAGCCGGGCCATATCTTCCCGGTGCGCGCCGTCAATGGCGGCGTGCTGATGCGCGCCGGCCATACCGAAGCCGGTTGCGACCTGACCGCGATGGCCGGCCTGACGCCGGCGTCGGTGATTTGCGAAATCCTCAAGGACGACGGCGAGATGGCGCGCCTGCCGGACTTGCTGGAATTCGCGGCCCTGCACAATATGAAGATCGGCACCATCGCCGACCTGATCCACTACCGCAACCAGAACGAATCGCTGGTCGACCGCATCGCCGAACGTCCCTTGAAAACCGCGCACGGCCAATTCCGCATGATCGCGTTCCGTGACAAGCCTAGCGGCTCGGCCCACCTGGCGCTGGTGCGCGGCGACCTGGCCCCGAACCTGGAAACGCTGGTGCGCGTGCACGAGCCGGTGTCGGTGCTCGACTTGCTGGAAACCGAGGCGACCACCCACTCGTGGAATATCTCGGCCTCGCTGGCGGCGATCCAGGCTGCAGAGCGCGGCGTGATGGTGCTGCTCAATTGCGGCGAATCGGCCAACGATCTGTTTGCCCAGTTCAGCGCGCTCGACACGCCGGGCATCAAACCGAAGGGCCGCGCCGCCAGCATGGACTTGCGCAGCTACGGCATCGGCGCGCAAATCCTGCGCGCACTGGGCGTCGGCAAGATGAAGCTGCTGGCCAACCCGCGCAAGATGCCGTCGATGACGGGCTTTGACCTGGAAGTGGTCGGTTTTGTGCCGTGCCCAGGCACCGATTGCGACTGA
- a CDS encoding DUF1353 domain-containing protein yields the protein MHRYLIMLCLVMTSAAPGYSFAQFTGHLELLPAGCQATGQCTLKNKLHFKDADHVEWEAKAGLVTDGASIPGIFQPIIGAPFDPSFIKAAIIHDHYCDRHVRPWRQTHKVFYEGLIDQGVSMVKAKTMYLAVMLGGPKWVQLIPGIACGENCINNVKTVAGVPGYRFRNADYSAPDIAPAMARLAALLEADPDAISIEEIDAYAESLRPMDFYFQHGAEVAVNDTAAIE from the coding sequence ATGCATCGTTATTTAATCATGCTGTGCCTGGTAATGACATCCGCCGCTCCCGGCTATTCGTTCGCGCAATTTACCGGTCACCTGGAACTCTTGCCCGCCGGATGCCAGGCGACCGGACAATGCACCTTGAAAAACAAATTGCATTTCAAGGATGCCGATCACGTGGAATGGGAAGCCAAGGCCGGGCTGGTCACCGATGGCGCTTCGATACCCGGCATTTTCCAGCCCATCATCGGCGCGCCCTTCGATCCTTCGTTTATCAAGGCGGCGATTATTCACGACCATTACTGCGACCGGCATGTGCGGCCGTGGCGCCAGACCCACAAGGTATTTTACGAGGGGCTCATCGATCAGGGGGTGTCCATGGTCAAGGCAAAAACCATGTACCTGGCGGTCATGCTGGGCGGGCCGAAATGGGTCCAGCTGATCCCGGGCATCGCCTGCGGTGAAAACTGCATCAACAACGTCAAGACTGTGGCCGGCGTCCCCGGCTACCGGTTCAGGAACGCCGATTATTCCGCCCCCGATATCGCACCGGCCATGGCAAGGCTGGCAGCACTGCTGGAAGCCGATCCGGATGCCATCTCGATCGAAGAAATCGATGCGTACGCCGAATCGCTGCGGCCGATGGATTTTTACTTCCAACATGGCGCCGAAGTGGCCGTCAACGACACCGCCGCCATCGAGTGA
- a CDS encoding GNAT family N-acetyltransferase, whose protein sequence is MPALSPYTLRLEIPSVGTYQQLRTGSGLSAKTDDAAARGLPNSLFAVQVLHGDEVVGMGRVIGDGGCFFQVTDIAVLAAHQGRGLGKLIMREISAYIAENVPASGYVSLIADGKAQDLYAQFGFKPTAPASVGMALYRPVR, encoded by the coding sequence TTGCCAGCATTATCTCCCTACACCTTGCGCCTGGAAATCCCCAGCGTCGGCACTTACCAGCAGCTGCGCACCGGCTCCGGCCTGAGCGCCAAGACCGACGACGCGGCGGCGCGCGGCCTGCCCAATTCACTGTTCGCGGTGCAAGTCTTGCACGGCGATGAAGTGGTCGGCATGGGTCGCGTCATCGGCGATGGCGGCTGCTTTTTCCAGGTCACCGATATCGCGGTGCTGGCCGCCCATCAGGGCCGGGGGCTGGGCAAGCTGATCATGCGCGAAATCAGCGCCTACATCGCCGAAAACGTGCCGGCCAGCGGCTACGTCAGCCTGATCGCCGATGGCAAGGCGCAAGACCTGTACGCCCAATTCGGCTTCAAGCCGACCGCTCCCGCTTCGGTCGGCATGGCGCTGTATCGCCCCGTGCGCTGA
- a CDS encoding APC family permease, translated as MRNKKIREIILGKPLDPMQADTRHSMALVAFLAWVGLGADGLSSSAYGPEETFKALGAHTHLGLYMALATAVTVFIIALAYNQVIELFPTGGGGYRVASKLVGPYMGLISGCALILDYVLTIAISIASGVDALASFLPLGLQPYKLWAEICFIALLIVMNLRGLKEAIQILLPIFIGFVVTHLILIVYGVVVHASHLPELLPATMTETGDLASHIGWAGVAGMLLLAYSQGGGTYTGLEAVSNNVNLLAEPRVRTGKVTMLYMALSLAFTAGGIILLYLLWDARPTAGETLNASTFKTIIGSMDLGGPVLNQALLVIVLAFEAGLLFVAANTGFLGGPSVLSNMAADSWVPHKFRYLSTRLVTQNGILVMGVAALAILLWTGGSVTLLVVLYSISVFLTFAISLFGLCRYWMRNRKQGRHWLRRLLLSLAGFVICAGILAILLYERLTQGGWVTALIIAAIAGLCMVIRKHYWHTREAIQRVDEVFACQPFGPNIDPIAGIEPEPERQTAVFIVGTSRGGGLHALLWVQRMFPGHFKNFIFVNARTVDAHAYGGEGALQQMRTEAAGTLEFFVDFCHSHGMASASYLGFGTDAVDEITRLCEEISHEFPNAIFFTSKLIFSTDNWFTRVLHNQASLAVQRRLHLEGLQMVILPMKV; from the coding sequence ATGAGAAACAAGAAGATACGCGAAATTATTCTGGGCAAGCCGCTCGATCCGATGCAGGCCGACACCCGCCATTCGATGGCGCTGGTCGCCTTCCTGGCCTGGGTCGGTCTCGGCGCCGATGGCTTGTCGTCGTCCGCCTACGGTCCGGAAGAAACCTTCAAGGCGCTCGGCGCGCATACGCATCTTGGCCTGTACATGGCGCTGGCCACCGCGGTGACGGTGTTCATCATCGCGCTGGCGTACAACCAGGTGATCGAACTGTTTCCGACCGGCGGCGGCGGGTATCGCGTGGCCAGCAAACTGGTCGGGCCGTACATGGGCCTGATTTCCGGCTGCGCGCTGATCCTCGATTATGTGTTGACGATCGCCATTTCAATCGCTTCCGGCGTCGATGCGCTGGCGTCGTTCTTGCCGCTCGGTTTACAGCCGTATAAATTATGGGCCGAGATATGTTTCATCGCGCTATTGATCGTCATGAATTTGCGCGGCCTGAAAGAGGCGATCCAGATCTTGCTGCCGATCTTCATCGGCTTCGTCGTCACGCATTTGATCCTGATCGTCTATGGCGTGGTGGTGCACGCCTCGCATTTGCCGGAATTGCTGCCGGCCACCATGACCGAAACCGGCGACCTGGCCAGCCATATCGGCTGGGCCGGCGTGGCCGGCATGCTGCTGCTGGCGTATTCGCAGGGCGGCGGCACTTATACCGGACTGGAGGCGGTGTCGAACAATGTCAATTTGCTGGCCGAACCACGGGTACGCACCGGCAAGGTGACGATGTTGTACATGGCCTTGTCGCTGGCGTTCACGGCCGGCGGCATCATCTTGCTGTACTTGTTGTGGGACGCCAGGCCGACCGCCGGCGAAACGCTGAACGCGTCGACCTTCAAGACGATCATCGGCAGCATGGACCTGGGCGGGCCGGTGCTGAACCAGGCGCTGCTGGTGATCGTGCTGGCGTTCGAGGCGGGCTTGCTGTTTGTCGCCGCCAATACCGGTTTTCTGGGCGGGCCGTCGGTGTTGTCGAACATGGCGGCCGATTCCTGGGTGCCGCACAAATTCCGCTATCTGTCGACCCGGCTGGTGACGCAGAACGGCATCCTGGTGATGGGCGTCGCGGCATTGGCGATATTGTTGTGGACCGGCGGCAGCGTGACCTTGCTGGTGGTGCTGTATTCGATTTCGGTGTTCCTGACGTTCGCCATTTCGCTGTTCGGCCTGTGCCGGTACTGGATGCGCAACCGCAAGCAAGGCAGGCACTGGCTGCGCCGCTTATTGTTGTCGCTGGCAGGTTTCGTGATTTGCGCCGGCATCCTGGCGATCTTGCTGTATGAACGGTTGACGCAAGGCGGCTGGGTCACGGCGCTGATCATCGCGGCGATTGCCGGCCTGTGCATGGTAATTCGCAAGCATTACTGGCATACCAGGGAAGCGATCCAGCGCGTCGACGAGGTGTTTGCCTGCCAGCCGTTCGGACCGAACATTGATCCCATCGCCGGAATCGAACCGGAGCCGGAACGGCAGACCGCCGTGTTCATCGTCGGCACGTCGCGCGGCGGCGGCTTGCACGCCTTGCTGTGGGTGCAGCGCATGTTTCCCGGCCACTTCAAGAACTTTATTTTCGTCAATGCGCGCACCGTCGATGCGCATGCGTATGGCGGCGAGGGCGCGTTGCAGCAGATGCGTACCGAGGCGGCCGGCACGCTGGAATTTTTTGTCGATTTTTGCCACAGCCACGGCATGGCGTCGGCATCCTACCTGGGCTTCGGCACCGATGCGGTGGATGAAATCACCCGCTTGTGCGAAGAAATCAGCCATGAATTCCCGAATGCGATTTTCTTTACCAGCAAGCTGATTTTCAGCACCGATAACTGGTTCACCCGCGTGCTGCACAACCAGGCGTCGCTGGCGGTGCAGCGCCGTTTGCATCTGGAAGGGTTGCAGATGGTGATCTTGCCGATGAAGGTGTGA
- a CDS encoding SDR family NAD(P)-dependent oxidoreductase yields MTRLNGKVALITGGNSGIGLAAAKRFAAEGAQVVITGRRQDELDKALAAIGHGAIAVQGDISRLDDLDRITAEVASEKGHIDILFANAGLGDTEPLGAITEASFDRTFGVNVKGTLFTIQKALPLMKAGGSIILTSSTTGSMGTPGFSVYSASKAAVRNLARSWALDLKGTGIRVNVLSPGPTETPGLLGLAPADQQDKLKAGLVAATPIGRMGRPDEIAAAALFLASDDSSFMTGSELFADGGYAQV; encoded by the coding sequence ATGACTAGGCTCAACGGAAAAGTTGCATTAATCACAGGTGGCAATAGCGGCATCGGGCTGGCCGCGGCCAAGCGTTTTGCGGCCGAGGGTGCGCAGGTCGTCATCACCGGCCGGCGCCAGGACGAACTGGACAAGGCGCTCGCAGCCATCGGACATGGCGCCATCGCGGTGCAAGGGGATATTTCCCGGCTGGACGATCTTGATCGCATCACCGCCGAAGTGGCGTCCGAAAAAGGACACATCGATATCTTGTTCGCCAACGCGGGCCTGGGCGATACCGAACCGCTCGGCGCCATTACCGAAGCGTCGTTCGACCGGACTTTCGGCGTGAACGTCAAAGGAACGCTGTTCACTATCCAGAAGGCATTGCCATTGATGAAAGCGGGCGGTTCGATCATTCTGACCAGCTCGACGACGGGTTCGATGGGCACGCCCGGCTTCAGTGTCTACAGCGCATCGAAGGCGGCCGTGCGCAATCTGGCCAGAAGCTGGGCGCTGGATTTGAAGGGCACGGGAATTCGCGTCAATGTACTGTCGCCGGGTCCGACCGAGACACCGGGCCTGCTCGGCCTGGCCCCGGCCGATCAGCAGGACAAGCTGAAGGCGGGCCTGGTGGCGGCCACCCCGATCGGACGCATGGGGCGACCGGACGAAATCGCCGCCGCCGCGCTGTTCCTGGCATCCGACGACAGCAGTTTCATGACTGGCAGCGAATTGTTTGCCGATGGCGGATACGCGCAGGTCTGA
- a CDS encoding winged helix-turn-helix transcriptional regulator: protein MTVMTFNCGLEAALAVLGGKWKPLILFYLAQGVHRYGALRRAVGNVSDKVLIQQLKELQLDEVVERIDFKEIPPKVEYSLTPFGRSLANALGPLCIWGTQHMVEVERLSQRRQASPDGTTTPGAAKPGA from the coding sequence ATGACGGTCATGACGTTCAATTGCGGCCTGGAAGCCGCGCTAGCTGTGCTAGGCGGAAAGTGGAAGCCGCTGATACTGTTTTATTTGGCACAAGGCGTGCATCGATATGGGGCACTCAGGCGTGCCGTGGGAAATGTCAGCGACAAAGTGCTGATCCAGCAGCTGAAAGAGCTGCAATTGGACGAAGTCGTCGAGCGCATCGATTTCAAGGAAATTCCGCCGAAGGTGGAGTATTCGCTCACGCCGTTCGGCCGCTCGCTGGCCAACGCGCTTGGCCCGCTGTGCATCTGGGGCACCCAGCATATGGTGGAAGTCGAACGGCTCAGCCAGCGCCGCCAGGCATCGCCGGATGGCACGACGACGCCGGGCGCAGCCAAGCCAGGCGCTTAG